One segment of Methanoculleus taiwanensis DNA contains the following:
- the truD gene encoding tRNA pseudouridine(13) synthase TruD, giving the protein MMQSPFPLELELGMRYYSSNTPGIGGQLRTEPEDFLVEEVPLPYGDEGSHLLVRLTKRNWELQRAVKEIAKRLGVSHRRIGWAGTKDKNAVTSQIISIYGVTPEAVEAVHLSEIELAVVGRAKESLALGALEGNRFEIVIRECDQDELAERVQAVSSTVAEGIPNYFGLQRFGVTRPVTHLVGEQILQEDYEGAVMTYVGNAYPYESENARQARSRFTETRDVREALAAYPVQMTYERAMLHHLAVHPGDYQGALQVLPPKLLSMMVSAFQSFLFNSVLSRRLDEGFTLHEPIPGDRLLFPNGREDTVTERNRSTAAQHVRRGRCRIALFIPGSEPAALHGRMDEMMQEILKEREIDAARFERAAGFVRTRYAGALRAIALSADVIAEVQDASTRLRFTLPPGHYATTVCREYMKADPYRMI; this is encoded by the coding sequence CCATTTCCCCTGGAACTCGAGCTCGGCATGCGCTACTATAGCAGCAATACGCCGGGCATCGGCGGGCAGCTCCGAACGGAGCCTGAGGATTTTCTCGTCGAGGAGGTACCCCTCCCCTACGGCGACGAGGGATCGCATCTCCTCGTCAGACTGACGAAAAGAAACTGGGAGCTGCAGCGTGCGGTCAAAGAGATAGCAAAACGTCTCGGAGTCAGCCACCGGCGGATCGGCTGGGCGGGAACGAAAGACAAGAACGCTGTAACAAGCCAGATAATCTCCATCTACGGCGTCACCCCCGAAGCGGTTGAAGCGGTGCATCTCTCCGAGATCGAACTTGCAGTCGTCGGGCGCGCAAAAGAGTCTCTTGCGCTCGGAGCACTGGAAGGAAACCGTTTCGAGATCGTCATCAGGGAGTGCGACCAGGACGAACTTGCGGAGAGGGTGCAGGCGGTCTCATCGACCGTGGCAGAGGGAATCCCGAACTACTTCGGCCTTCAGCGGTTCGGCGTCACCCGTCCGGTGACACACCTCGTCGGGGAACAGATCCTGCAGGAGGACTATGAGGGGGCGGTGATGACGTATGTCGGGAACGCATATCCGTATGAATCCGAGAACGCACGCCAGGCGCGCAGCAGGTTTACCGAAACCCGTGACGTGCGCGAGGCGCTTGCCGCCTACCCCGTCCAGATGACCTACGAACGCGCCATGCTCCACCACCTCGCCGTACATCCCGGAGACTATCAGGGGGCGCTGCAGGTGCTCCCCCCGAAACTGCTCTCGATGATGGTAAGCGCATTCCAGTCGTTCCTCTTCAACAGCGTCCTCTCGAGAAGACTCGACGAAGGTTTCACGCTCCACGAACCGATTCCGGGAGACCGCCTGCTCTTTCCGAACGGGCGGGAGGATACGGTAACGGAGCGGAATCGCAGCACTGCGGCGCAGCACGTCAGACGGGGGCGCTGCCGGATAGCCCTCTTCATCCCCGGTTCAGAACCGGCGGCATTGCACGGACGGATGGACGAGATGATGCAGGAGATACTGAAGGAGCGGGAGATCGATGCCGCCCGTTTCGAGCGTGCGGCGGGGTTCGTCCGGACACGCTATGCGGGCGCTCTTCGTGCAATCGCACTCTCCGCAGACGTCATCGCCGAGGTGCAGGATGCCAGCACCCGTCTGCGGTTCACGCTGCCGCCCGGACACTACGCCACAACAGTCTGCCGGGAGTATATGAAGGCCGACCCGTACCGAATGATCTGA